In Gemmata obscuriglobus, a single genomic region encodes these proteins:
- the hpnC gene encoding squalene synthase HpnC: MTWDFARELARWGPGAPAALRLSDARAYCAGVARSHYENFTVVSLLLPRRLVKHFHAVYAYCRWSDDLADETAGGQTALDLIAWWRRELMSCYEGEPRHPVMLALRETVRRFDIPPDPFLALLVAFEQDQRVKRYDTFEQLAGYCANSANPVGHLVLRLFECFDAERAALSDEVCTGLQLANFWQDVARDLDIGRVYLPAEDRARFGYSDEDLDARRCTPQFLELMRFEVSRARGYFARGAALLPLLPRAARVDVDLFIRGGEAILDAIERQGYDVWARRPEVSKVAKAKLLLGAAVRALV; encoded by the coding sequence ATGACCTGGGATTTTGCACGCGAGCTGGCGCGGTGGGGGCCGGGCGCCCCCGCCGCGCTACGCCTCAGCGACGCCCGCGCGTACTGCGCGGGCGTCGCCCGGTCGCACTACGAGAACTTCACCGTCGTGTCGCTGCTGCTGCCGCGGCGCCTCGTCAAACACTTCCACGCGGTGTACGCCTACTGCCGCTGGTCCGACGACCTCGCCGACGAGACCGCCGGCGGGCAAACCGCTCTCGACCTCATCGCGTGGTGGCGCCGGGAGCTGATGTCTTGTTACGAGGGCGAGCCGCGCCATCCCGTGATGCTCGCCCTCCGCGAGACCGTTCGGCGCTTCGACATCCCACCGGACCCGTTCCTCGCGCTGCTCGTGGCGTTCGAGCAGGACCAGCGGGTGAAGCGGTACGACACGTTCGAGCAACTGGCGGGTTACTGCGCGAACTCCGCGAACCCGGTGGGGCACCTCGTGCTGCGGCTGTTCGAGTGCTTCGACGCCGAGCGGGCCGCGCTGTCGGACGAGGTCTGCACCGGGCTCCAGTTGGCGAACTTCTGGCAGGACGTGGCGCGCGACCTCGACATCGGCCGAGTGTACCTCCCGGCGGAGGACCGCGCGCGGTTCGGCTACTCCGACGAAGACCTCGACGCGCGGCGGTGTACGCCACAGTTCCTTGAACTGATGCGGTTCGAGGTGTCTCGCGCCCGCGGCTACTTCGCGCGGGGGGCCGCACTGCTTCCGCTGCTGCCGCGCGCGGCCCGCGTGGACGTGGATTTGTTCATCCGCGGCGGCGAAGCGATCCTGGACGCGATCGAGCGGCAGGGGTACGACGTGTGGGCGCGCCGGCCCGAGGTGAGCAAGGTCGCGAAGGCGAAGCTGTTGCTCGGCGCGGCGGTGCGCGCCCTCGTGTAA
- a CDS encoding PhoPQ-activated pathogenicity-related family protein has product MRLLTLFGLLVTPALGAAAPDVPAPPTELVDYVTKKDDSFSWKLADKKDTDTGTVYELDLVSQTWQSIKWEHKLQVFVPKGAKPQATMVLWNQGGRPNAGSGVLGLQIATGVKAPVAFLYGVPKQPLFEGKVEDTLIAETFVRYLDTKDGSWPLLFPMVKSVVRAMDALQAFAKEEWKTEVKSFVVTGASKRGWTSWLTAATGDPRVKAIAPIVIDTLNMPVQMKNQVTAFGKPSEMIKDYTERKLVPIPDTPEAKKLWQMVDPWVYREKLTLPKMIINGANDPYWPLDALNSYWGDLKGDKWVLYVPNAGHDLREVDADGKKELLPMRAVATLAAFGRCQVFDQKMPELSWVCDEKAGVCRLEVTSAAKPVAMRVWVAEAETRDFRKARWAEDKAAKFPATVTAPEKGFRAFYAETEYDLDGLKFGLCTQIRILEAKK; this is encoded by the coding sequence TTGCGACTGCTCACGCTGTTCGGTCTGCTCGTCACCCCGGCCCTCGGCGCCGCGGCCCCGGACGTGCCGGCCCCGCCCACCGAACTGGTCGATTACGTGACCAAGAAGGACGACTCGTTTTCCTGGAAGCTCGCGGACAAGAAGGACACGGACACCGGCACCGTGTACGAACTCGACCTCGTGTCGCAGACGTGGCAGAGCATCAAGTGGGAGCACAAGCTACAGGTGTTCGTGCCGAAGGGGGCGAAGCCGCAGGCCACGATGGTGCTATGGAACCAGGGCGGCCGGCCCAACGCCGGGTCCGGCGTCCTGGGGCTCCAGATCGCGACGGGGGTTAAAGCCCCGGTCGCGTTCCTGTACGGGGTGCCGAAACAGCCGCTGTTCGAGGGCAAAGTCGAGGACACGCTGATCGCCGAGACGTTCGTGCGGTACCTCGACACGAAGGACGGCTCCTGGCCGCTGCTGTTCCCGATGGTCAAGAGCGTCGTCCGGGCGATGGACGCGCTACAGGCGTTCGCGAAGGAGGAGTGGAAGACGGAGGTGAAGTCGTTCGTGGTGACCGGCGCGTCCAAGCGCGGGTGGACCTCGTGGCTGACGGCCGCCACCGGCGACCCGCGCGTGAAGGCCATCGCGCCCATCGTCATCGACACCCTGAACATGCCGGTGCAGATGAAGAACCAGGTCACGGCGTTCGGCAAGCCGAGCGAGATGATCAAGGACTACACCGAGCGCAAGCTGGTGCCGATCCCGGACACGCCGGAGGCGAAGAAGTTGTGGCAGATGGTGGACCCGTGGGTGTACCGCGAGAAGCTCACGCTGCCGAAGATGATCATCAACGGGGCGAACGACCCGTACTGGCCGCTGGACGCGCTTAACTCCTACTGGGGCGACCTGAAGGGCGACAAGTGGGTGCTGTACGTGCCCAACGCCGGCCACGACCTGCGCGAGGTCGACGCCGACGGGAAGAAGGAGCTGCTCCCGATGCGGGCGGTGGCCACGCTGGCCGCGTTCGGCCGCTGCCAGGTGTTCGACCAGAAGATGCCAGAGCTGTCGTGGGTGTGTGACGAGAAGGCCGGCGTGTGCCGGCTCGAAGTGACCTCCGCCGCCAAGCCCGTCGCGATGCGGGTCTGGGTGGCGGAGGCCGAAACGCGCGACTTCCGCAAGGCCCGCTGGGCCGAGGATAAGGCCGCGAAGTTCCCGGCCACGGTGACCGCGCCCGAAAAGGGGTTCCGGGCGTTCTATGCCGAAACTGAGTACGACCTCGACGGGCTGAAGTTCGGGCTCTGTACGCAGATCCGCATTTTGGAAGCGAAGAAGTAA
- a CDS encoding WD40 repeat domain-containing protein: MRVFGVFIGVAVLCGAVPAADPPGKKDRYGDPLPDGARMRFGTVRGRAPISGFGIEKDGTVVTAGMLAEVRRWRATRESSEEPLFLPLPEPVAIASYPQVSPDGRLVAVCSQDKLSVWEAPVDGESKPKCLAEFAAGRPRLFRFSPDGSKLILTTASSGVSSVLLCDIQSGQATALGGGDGYFEAVNFSGDGKRAAGVVGRKVVLWDTASGRTLADHQLSDWLAGTFALDSAGQVLVARVYLDGGKSEWRAIDPLTGKLRDGFKGPPGGRWAAYAPDGKTLLVGDLKGITWWDPAAGQAVRAFDVVASGGGLQDVPARLTPDGKVLVAHNGHMLMRWDAATGKPLFRTQDDGHNGYVNGLGVSPDGKLIATRGLDSRVCVWDTATGKEVWRTAAQWSSAPYLVFAPNGKHLYLPGPGPGEVTRYDALAGKIAGRFVVDLKEGGQGGVVSIRLSADGKTLHGLSRGATADDSGLLTTWDTATAARVNVARLTDPRQSDWGELSPGAQFIAEVGYGRGGVVALGSPDKNLLADAKVPGHSLLLSGHFSDDGKWFTLVTHRMEDGVAKYAAVVVSTPIWRVTATVPIAQYGAAALSPDGRTLAVAAADQLEFYDAATAEWFGGYRLPVTGWERPGNRFTHVLRFTPDGTRLISGHLDTTALVWAVPARPKK, translated from the coding sequence ATGCGGGTATTCGGTGTGTTCATCGGCGTTGCCGTGCTGTGCGGTGCTGTACCGGCGGCCGATCCGCCGGGGAAGAAGGACCGGTACGGTGACCCGCTGCCGGACGGGGCGCGGATGCGGTTCGGCACGGTCCGGGGTCGGGCGCCGATCTCGGGATTCGGGATCGAGAAGGACGGCACTGTCGTTACCGCCGGAATGCTGGCCGAGGTGCGGCGCTGGCGTGCGACCCGGGAATCCAGCGAGGAGCCGCTGTTCCTGCCGCTTCCCGAACCCGTTGCGATCGCCAGCTACCCACAGGTGTCGCCCGACGGTCGGCTGGTCGCGGTCTGTTCTCAAGACAAACTGTCCGTCTGGGAGGCACCGGTCGATGGTGAGTCGAAGCCGAAGTGCCTGGCCGAGTTCGCGGCCGGTCGCCCGCGGCTGTTCCGCTTCTCCCCGGACGGCTCGAAGCTGATCCTCACCACCGCAAGTTCGGGCGTCTCCTCCGTACTTCTGTGTGACATCCAGTCCGGGCAGGCGACGGCGCTGGGCGGCGGGGATGGGTACTTCGAAGCCGTCAACTTCTCCGGTGACGGGAAGCGGGCGGCCGGCGTCGTCGGCAGAAAGGTTGTCCTTTGGGACACGGCCTCAGGGCGAACGCTTGCGGATCACCAACTGAGCGACTGGCTTGCGGGCACATTCGCACTCGATTCGGCGGGGCAGGTACTCGTCGCACGCGTTTATCTGGACGGTGGCAAAAGCGAGTGGCGCGCGATCGATCCGCTCACGGGCAAGTTGCGGGACGGCTTCAAAGGGCCACCTGGTGGGCGGTGGGCCGCCTATGCGCCGGACGGCAAAACGCTGCTCGTGGGCGATTTAAAGGGGATCACTTGGTGGGACCCGGCTGCGGGTCAAGCGGTGCGCGCGTTCGACGTCGTTGCGTCCGGCGGCGGTCTTCAAGACGTTCCGGCCCGGCTCACTCCTGATGGCAAGGTACTGGTCGCGCACAACGGGCACATGCTCATGAGGTGGGACGCGGCGACGGGGAAACCGCTTTTCCGCACGCAGGACGATGGTCATAACGGTTACGTGAACGGTCTCGGCGTATCGCCCGACGGCAAGTTGATCGCGACTCGCGGCCTCGATAGCCGGGTGTGCGTCTGGGATACTGCGACCGGGAAAGAGGTGTGGCGCACGGCCGCGCAATGGTCGAGCGCTCCGTATCTGGTGTTTGCGCCCAACGGGAAGCATCTGTACCTGCCGGGGCCAGGGCCGGGAGAGGTCACGCGATATGACGCGCTGGCCGGCAAGATCGCGGGTCGGTTCGTTGTCGATCTGAAGGAGGGCGGACAAGGGGGCGTGGTGTCAATTCGGCTGTCTGCCGATGGGAAAACGCTTCACGGCCTGAGCCGCGGGGCAACCGCGGATGATTCGGGCCTCTTGACGACGTGGGACACCGCGACCGCGGCGCGCGTGAACGTGGCCCGCCTGACCGACCCGCGGCAAAGCGACTGGGGAGAACTCTCTCCTGGAGCGCAATTTATTGCCGAAGTGGGGTACGGACGGGGCGGCGTGGTGGCCCTCGGCTCCCCGGACAAGAACCTCCTCGCCGACGCCAAAGTGCCCGGGCATTCTCTCCTGCTGTCGGGGCACTTCTCGGACGACGGCAAGTGGTTCACGCTGGTGACGCACCGCATGGAGGACGGTGTGGCGAAGTACGCGGCGGTCGTGGTATCGACGCCGATCTGGCGCGTGACCGCCACGGTGCCCATCGCTCAGTACGGCGCAGCGGCCCTGTCGCCGGACGGGCGGACGCTGGCGGTTGCCGCCGCCGATCAACTCGAGTTCTACGACGCGGCGACCGCCGAGTGGTTCGGCGGGTACCGGCTGCCGGTGACCGGTTGGGAGCGACCAGGGAACCGGTTCACGCACGTTCTGCGGTTCACCCCGGACGGCACCAGGCTGATTTCCGGGCACCTGGATACAACGGCATTGGTGTGGGCGGTTCCCGCCCGGCCCAAGAAGTGA
- a CDS encoding alpha/beta hydrolase — protein sequence MPTSIVSVPLPAGALAGSYQPGARADFAVLWVHGFGSHRGGEKAEAVRAECERRGWAFAAFDFRGHGASPGRIVDLTCSGLLDDLALVREWLAGRGHTKLGLIGSSMGGFAAAWFAKQNPVSVVGCVFLAPAFLFLERRWSRLTPEEQIAWARTGRLAVKNQWLETEIGIGLMDERARFRPEDLVKDWATPALLFHGMADDVVPDSDSLFFARNVGYPRVELRLIKDGDHRLTAHKDDIAGAAGAFFARLLSG from the coding sequence GTGCCCACGTCAATCGTATCGGTTCCGCTTCCGGCTGGTGCGCTGGCCGGCAGTTATCAGCCCGGGGCGCGGGCCGATTTCGCGGTGCTGTGGGTCCACGGGTTCGGGAGCCACCGGGGGGGCGAGAAGGCCGAGGCGGTCCGCGCCGAGTGCGAGCGCCGGGGGTGGGCGTTCGCGGCGTTCGACTTCCGTGGGCACGGCGCGTCGCCGGGGCGAATCGTAGACCTGACGTGCTCCGGGTTGCTCGACGACCTCGCACTCGTTCGCGAGTGGCTCGCCGGCCGCGGGCACACGAAACTGGGGCTGATCGGGTCGAGCATGGGCGGGTTCGCGGCGGCGTGGTTCGCGAAGCAAAATCCGGTGTCTGTTGTGGGCTGCGTGTTCCTGGCCCCGGCGTTTCTATTCTTGGAGCGTCGGTGGAGCCGCCTGACGCCCGAGGAGCAGATCGCCTGGGCCCGCACCGGCCGGTTGGCCGTGAAGAACCAGTGGCTGGAGACGGAAATCGGCATCGGGCTGATGGACGAACGCGCCCGCTTCCGCCCCGAAGATCTGGTGAAAGACTGGGCAACGCCGGCGCTCCTGTTCCACGGGATGGCGGACGACGTGGTCCCCGATTCGGACAGCCTGTTCTTCGCGCGCAACGTCGGGTACCCTCGTGTGGAACTGCGGCTCATCAAGGACGGCGATCACCGGCTCACCGCCCACAAGGACGACATCGCCGGCGCCGCGGGCGCGTTCTTCGCGCGGCTCCTTTCGGGGTGA
- a CDS encoding HesA/MoeB/ThiF family protein has protein sequence MSHVFQLGAGSGGMAVLDLIARDPAVTRVTLIEPDVYAAHNVHRHLFPPAAVGRLKADLATEWLRALRPDLQVTALASDITDPTRQAEFAALAAECDVGVCAADNEAAKFAFDALMRTTGKPWTLGEVLSGGIGGWVHRFVPSGACYGCVASHLKREVTEQPAGPPPDYSNPNGTQPETTIPAGKASIATVAGLHALVTLGEIASRPAIDFTSMLFSLQTVTGVFDAPFRAHRMKVPRSPTCLTCGNAKPLPAGDALDAALADALGRLGAN, from the coding sequence ATGAGTCACGTTTTTCAGTTGGGCGCCGGCAGCGGCGGGATGGCGGTGCTCGACCTGATCGCGCGCGATCCCGCGGTCACCCGGGTCACGCTCATCGAACCGGACGTGTACGCCGCGCACAACGTCCACCGGCACCTCTTCCCCCCCGCCGCAGTCGGCCGGCTGAAGGCCGATCTGGCAACCGAGTGGCTGCGGGCGCTACGCCCCGACCTCCAGGTCACGGCGCTCGCTTCCGATATCACCGATCCGACGCGCCAAGCCGAGTTCGCCGCTCTTGCCGCCGAGTGCGACGTGGGCGTGTGCGCGGCCGACAACGAGGCCGCAAAGTTCGCGTTCGACGCGCTGATGCGGACCACGGGAAAGCCGTGGACCCTCGGCGAGGTGCTGAGCGGGGGCATCGGCGGGTGGGTCCACCGGTTCGTGCCCAGCGGGGCGTGTTACGGGTGCGTCGCAAGCCATTTAAAGCGCGAGGTGACCGAGCAACCGGCCGGCCCGCCGCCCGACTACAGCAACCCGAACGGCACACAACCGGAAACGACGATCCCCGCCGGCAAAGCGAGCATCGCGACCGTCGCCGGTCTACACGCCCTCGTAACGCTGGGGGAAATCGCCTCGCGCCCGGCGATCGACTTCACCAGCATGTTGTTCTCGCTCCAGACGGTCACTGGAGTATTTGACGCGCCGTTCCGCGCGCACCGAATGAAGGTCCCGCGCTCGCCCACCTGCCTCACCTGCGGCAACGCCAAACCGCTCCCCGCCGGAGACGCACTTGACGCCGCACTGGCTGACGCGCTGGGCCGTCTGGGCGCGAACTAA
- a CDS encoding site-2 protease family protein has translation MLVEPERTPYDLRFRALGFPVRVHPWFWIGSALMGSQLLQAGPEFLLAWVAVVFVSLLVHELGHAVAFRRFGSHADIVLYAFYGLAIPTHEVSGRGRKIIISLAGPFAGFALCGLVYGSQELIGWADPRRSVLVWYVYFSLVRVNLVWGVLNLLPVFPLDGGQVCRELCGQFSGPRGKRISLKISFGCAILVVAYSIFCVMDTRGAGAGFTNQLPSWALGTVFTAILFGFLAYQSYQLLGRSAWEDHHWDDRVPWER, from the coding sequence GTGCTGGTCGAACCGGAACGAACGCCCTACGACCTACGGTTCCGCGCCCTCGGGTTCCCGGTGCGGGTCCACCCGTGGTTCTGGATCGGCTCCGCCCTCATGGGCTCGCAGCTCCTCCAGGCGGGGCCCGAGTTCCTGCTCGCGTGGGTGGCCGTAGTGTTCGTGTCGCTGCTGGTCCACGAACTGGGGCACGCCGTTGCCTTCCGCCGGTTCGGGTCGCACGCCGACATCGTGCTGTATGCGTTCTACGGGCTGGCGATTCCGACGCACGAAGTGTCCGGGCGCGGGCGGAAAATCATCATCTCACTGGCCGGTCCGTTTGCCGGCTTTGCGCTCTGCGGGCTGGTGTACGGGTCCCAGGAACTCATCGGCTGGGCCGACCCGCGGCGCTCGGTGCTGGTGTGGTACGTGTACTTCTCGCTCGTTCGGGTGAATCTGGTTTGGGGCGTGTTGAACCTGTTGCCGGTCTTTCCGCTGGACGGCGGGCAGGTGTGTCGCGAGCTGTGCGGGCAGTTCTCGGGGCCGCGGGGTAAGCGCATCTCGCTGAAGATCTCGTTCGGGTGCGCAATATTGGTAGTGGCCTACTCAATTTTCTGCGTGATGGACACGCGGGGCGCCGGTGCTGGTTTCACGAATCAACTTCCGTCATGGGCGCTGGGCACCGTGTTCACCGCGATCCTGTTCGGCTTCCTCGCCTACCAGAGCTATCAACTCCTTGGTCGCAGCGCGTGGGAAGATCACCACTGGGACGACCGGGTGCCGTGGGAACGCTGA
- a CDS encoding aminotransferase class V-fold PLP-dependent enzyme, which translates to MDWTAFREQFPVTEHWAFLDHAAVSPLPRPSVQALHEYAQSMAANGIAAVREWFQRVNHVRALAAQLINAPDPTDVYFVPNTTHGIGVVAEGFPWAAGDNVVLAAEEYPSNQYPWMNLAHRGVEVRTVPSRGNRVSIDDVRAAMTDRTRVLTVSAVEFASGFRNDLDALGELCLARGVFFFVDAIQAIGAFPVDVQRTPIDALAADGHKWMLGPEGAGFGYIRREWVERLHPIGVGANSVANPLAFSTIDFTLKPHAGRWEGGAYNVPGITALGASLELLLGAGIANVQQRVTELTDHLCDRAARGWTVFSSRADGEKSGIVSLLHPTLPPDEVVARAKHARVVVNSRAGRVRVSPHAYNTTDELDRFLAAL; encoded by the coding sequence ATGGATTGGACCGCGTTCCGCGAGCAGTTCCCGGTCACGGAGCACTGGGCGTTCCTCGACCACGCCGCGGTATCCCCGCTGCCGCGCCCGTCCGTGCAAGCGCTGCACGAGTACGCCCAGAGCATGGCCGCGAACGGGATCGCCGCGGTCCGCGAGTGGTTCCAGCGGGTCAATCACGTTCGTGCGCTGGCGGCCCAACTGATCAACGCCCCGGACCCGACCGACGTTTACTTCGTGCCAAACACGACCCACGGCATCGGTGTCGTGGCCGAAGGGTTCCCGTGGGCGGCCGGTGACAACGTCGTCCTCGCGGCGGAAGAGTACCCGTCGAACCAGTACCCGTGGATGAACCTCGCCCACCGGGGTGTCGAAGTGCGTACAGTCCCGAGCCGCGGGAACCGCGTTTCGATCGACGACGTGCGCGCCGCGATGACAGACCGCACCCGGGTGCTCACGGTGTCGGCCGTGGAGTTCGCCAGCGGGTTCCGCAACGACCTCGACGCCCTCGGCGAACTGTGCCTGGCGCGCGGGGTGTTCTTCTTCGTGGACGCGATTCAGGCGATCGGCGCGTTCCCGGTGGACGTACAGCGTACCCCAATCGATGCCCTGGCCGCGGACGGGCACAAGTGGATGCTGGGACCGGAGGGAGCCGGGTTCGGCTACATCCGGCGCGAGTGGGTCGAGCGGTTGCACCCCATCGGCGTTGGCGCGAACAGCGTCGCGAACCCGCTGGCGTTCAGCACCATCGATTTCACACTGAAGCCGCACGCGGGCCGCTGGGAGGGCGGCGCGTACAACGTGCCCGGCATCACCGCCCTCGGCGCGAGCCTCGAACTGCTCCTGGGCGCCGGGATCGCCAACGTACAGCAGCGCGTGACCGAACTGACCGACCACCTGTGCGACCGGGCGGCGCGCGGCTGGACGGTGTTCAGTTCCCGGGCCGACGGCGAGAAGTCCGGCATCGTTTCTCTGCTCCACCCGACGCTCCCGCCCGACGAGGTGGTGGCCCGTGCCAAGCACGCGCGGGTGGTCGTTAACAGCCGGGCCGGGCGGGTGCGCGTCAGCCCGCACGCGTACAACACGACCGACGAACTCGACCGCTTCCTCGCCGCACTCTGA
- the coaD gene encoding pantetheine-phosphate adenylyltransferase: MPDSNLSPRIAVYTGTFDPVHYGHLDVIERGSKLFDKLIVGVGINPDKKTLFTIEERVRLIETVAAGWPNVEVQSFEGLAVRFVRDSGARIMLRGLRTLSDMEYEFTMSLMNLAQDPAIETLFLMAKEEFSHVSSSLLRQIAALDGNLTKFLPQPVLDALKERARRP; the protein is encoded by the coding sequence ATGCCAGACAGCAACCTCAGCCCACGGATCGCGGTGTACACGGGGACGTTCGACCCGGTCCATTACGGGCACCTCGACGTGATCGAGCGCGGCAGCAAGCTGTTCGACAAGCTCATCGTGGGCGTGGGCATCAACCCGGACAAGAAAACGCTGTTCACAATCGAAGAGCGGGTGCGGCTCATCGAAACGGTCGCCGCCGGGTGGCCCAACGTCGAGGTGCAGTCGTTCGAGGGGCTGGCGGTGCGGTTCGTCCGCGACAGCGGCGCCCGCATCATGCTCCGCGGGCTGCGCACCCTGTCGGACATGGAGTACGAGTTCACCATGTCGCTGATGAACCTGGCGCAGGACCCGGCGATCGAAACGCTATTCCTGATGGCCAAGGAAGAGTTCTCGCACGTGAGTTCGTCGCTGCTCCGTCAGATCGCCGCCCTCGACGGCAACCTGACGAAGTTCCTACCGCAACCCGTTCTGGACGCATTGAAGGAACGAGCGCGCCGGCCATAG
- a CDS encoding PQQ-binding-like beta-propeller repeat protein, which yields MPRAVVPFLLTLALAPELRAADWPTFLGPMRDGVSAEKGIIAPWPAKGLKVVWECELGVGFAPPVTAGGKLFHADRFGDNIRLTARDAATGKFLWKYEYPTEYEDRYGYDPGPRACPVVDGDRVYLYGPEGVLVCLNTATGKEVWKVETREKYFFHQNFFGCGSVPVVEGDLLILPVGGSVKNIRPADFRQVKPNGTALVAFDKKTGEVKYAAGDELASYASPTVATINGKKTGLYFARGGLLGFDPQTGKTLFHHPWRAKIMESVNASNPVVVGDKVLLTECYGAGSVLLDLKGGKPKEVWSDSDKDAGDQSLMCHWNTPIHVAGYVYGSSGRHTEDSDIRCIDLTTGDVKWRQKRTKRCSLTLADGHFISLSEYGELALLKVNPAKYDEVSKYDTGLEYPCWAAPVLSNGLLYIRGKGKLQALELTPAKK from the coding sequence ATGCCCCGCGCTGTCGTACCCTTCCTGCTCACGCTCGCACTTGCACCCGAGCTCCGGGCCGCGGACTGGCCCACGTTCCTCGGGCCGATGCGCGACGGCGTTTCGGCGGAGAAGGGGATCATCGCCCCGTGGCCCGCGAAGGGCTTGAAGGTGGTGTGGGAGTGCGAACTCGGGGTCGGGTTCGCCCCGCCGGTCACCGCCGGCGGGAAGCTGTTCCACGCCGACCGGTTCGGCGACAACATCCGCCTCACCGCCCGCGACGCCGCAACGGGCAAGTTCCTCTGGAAGTACGAGTACCCCACCGAGTACGAGGACCGGTACGGCTACGACCCCGGTCCGCGGGCCTGTCCGGTGGTTGATGGCGACCGCGTGTACCTCTACGGCCCCGAGGGCGTGCTGGTGTGCCTCAACACCGCCACCGGCAAAGAGGTGTGGAAGGTCGAGACCCGCGAGAAGTACTTCTTCCACCAGAACTTCTTCGGGTGCGGGAGCGTGCCCGTTGTTGAGGGCGATCTGCTCATTCTGCCGGTGGGCGGCAGCGTGAAGAACATTCGCCCGGCCGACTTCCGGCAGGTGAAACCGAACGGCACGGCGCTGGTCGCGTTCGACAAGAAGACGGGCGAGGTGAAGTACGCCGCTGGCGACGAACTCGCGAGCTACGCCAGCCCCACCGTCGCCACCATCAACGGCAAGAAGACGGGGCTCTACTTCGCTCGCGGCGGGCTTCTGGGATTCGACCCGCAGACCGGCAAGACCCTGTTCCACCACCCGTGGCGGGCGAAGATCATGGAGAGCGTGAACGCGAGCAACCCGGTCGTGGTCGGCGACAAGGTGTTGCTCACCGAGTGCTACGGGGCCGGCAGCGTGTTGCTGGATCTCAAGGGCGGCAAGCCGAAAGAGGTGTGGAGCGACAGCGACAAGGACGCGGGCGATCAGTCGCTCATGTGCCACTGGAACACGCCGATCCATGTCGCCGGGTACGTGTACGGGAGCAGCGGGCGCCACACCGAGGACTCGGACATCCGGTGCATCGACCTCACGACCGGTGACGTGAAGTGGCGCCAGAAGCGCACCAAGCGGTGCAGCCTGACGCTCGCCGACGGGCACTTCATCAGCCTGTCGGAGTACGGTGAACTGGCGCTTCTGAAAGTGAACCCCGCCAAATACGACGAGGTGTCGAAGTACGACACCGGGCTCGAATACCCGTGCTGGGCGGCCCCGGTCCTGAGTAACGGGCTGCTTTACATACGCGGTAAAGGCAAGCTCCAGGCGCTGGAACTGACCCCGGCCAAGAAGTAG